Proteins from one Rhizobium sp. CB3090 genomic window:
- a CDS encoding alpha/beta hydrolase, whose protein sequence is MTKVHYRKVDVDGLGVYYREAGDRKKPTLLLLHGFPSSGHMFRDLIPALAADFHLVAPDLPGFGQTDLPPRSEFSYSFDNVAKVIDRFTEVIGLKRFAIYVFDYGAPTGFRLATWHPERIAGIISQNGNAYEEGLSEGWNPIRAYWNDPSPANRDALRSFLEPDATVWQYTHGVTDTTLISPDGYSLDNYYLAREGVIDAQLDLFGDYKSNVALYPEFQAYFRTCQPKFLAVWGKNDPFFLPPGAEAFKRDIPNADIRFFDTGHFALETHCEEIAAAIKDVFSGAE, encoded by the coding sequence ATGACGAAGGTGCATTACCGGAAGGTGGATGTAGACGGCCTCGGCGTTTATTACAGGGAAGCGGGTGATCGAAAGAAACCGACACTTCTGCTGCTGCATGGGTTTCCGAGCTCCGGTCATATGTTTCGCGACCTGATCCCGGCTCTGGCCGCGGATTTTCATCTGGTGGCTCCTGACTTGCCGGGTTTCGGCCAGACAGATCTGCCGCCGCGTTCCGAATTCTCCTACTCCTTCGACAACGTCGCCAAAGTGATTGACCGCTTTACGGAGGTGATCGGGCTGAAACGGTTCGCGATTTACGTGTTCGACTACGGCGCGCCGACGGGCTTCCGGCTGGCTACCTGGCATCCCGAGCGGATTGCGGGGATCATTTCGCAGAACGGCAATGCCTATGAGGAAGGATTGAGCGAAGGTTGGAACCCGATCAGGGCATACTGGAACGATCCGTCTCCTGCCAATCGCGACGCGCTGCGATCATTCCTGGAGCCGGACGCGACGGTGTGGCAATATACCCATGGCGTGACGGATACGACGCTGATTTCGCCTGACGGTTATTCCCTCGATAACTACTATCTCGCGCGGGAAGGGGTGATCGACGCCCAGCTCGATCTCTTCGGTGATTATAAGAGCAACGTCGCTCTCTATCCGGAATTCCAGGCGTATTTCAGAACTTGTCAGCCGAAGTTCCTGGCCGTTTGGGGCAAGAACGATCCGTTCTTCCTGCCGCCTGGCGCCGAAGCGTTCAAGCGGGATATCCCGAACGCGGACATCAGGTTCTTCGATACGGGTCATTTCGCCCTTGAGACACATTGCGAGGAGATCGCAGCCGCGATCAAGGATGTCTTCTCAGGTGCCGAGTGA
- a CDS encoding ABATE domain-containing protein translates to MAERNPPAIFVGDAAGLDFLNSVATPVDAPFEWLNDGEGFIQWLREAGLVPERRLQSIIRNAMPGELESLAAQARSLREWFRGFVREHKGKPLDASALDQLEPLNRLLARDEQFRQIVTADEEKGATRLRWSMERQWKSPDALLSPVAEAMGELVCTEEFSDIKACEGHNCTLLFIDRTRGKKRRWCSMAVCGNRAKQAAHRARAN, encoded by the coding sequence ATGGCCGAACGCAACCCACCAGCAATCTTCGTCGGGGATGCCGCTGGTCTTGATTTTCTAAATTCAGTGGCAACCCCGGTCGACGCGCCTTTCGAATGGCTGAATGACGGCGAGGGATTTATCCAGTGGCTCCGCGAGGCTGGTCTCGTTCCGGAGCGCAGACTGCAGTCCATTATCCGGAATGCAATGCCCGGAGAGCTCGAATCGCTGGCGGCACAAGCGCGTTCGTTGCGTGAATGGTTCCGCGGTTTCGTCCGGGAACACAAGGGAAAGCCTCTCGATGCGAGCGCGCTCGATCAACTCGAACCATTAAACCGCCTGCTGGCGCGGGATGAGCAATTCCGCCAAATCGTCACCGCGGACGAGGAGAAGGGGGCGACCCGATTGCGCTGGAGCATGGAGCGCCAGTGGAAATCGCCTGACGCCCTTTTATCCCCCGTGGCGGAAGCGATGGGTGAACTCGTCTGCACCGAGGAATTCTCGGATATCAAGGCGTGCGAAGGTCACAATTGCACGCTTCTCTTCATCGATCGCACCCGCGGCAAGAAGCGCCGGTGGTGCAGCATGGCAGTTTGCGGCAACCGCGCAAAGCAGGCCGCTCACCGCGCCCGGGCAAACTAA
- a CDS encoding TMEM175 family protein, which produces MVERKPTAERLSLFSDGIFAIIITILVLELRPPHEASFTALKELWPEGLSYAVSYWFLAVVWINHHHVLRFAESATPRLIWSNFAHLFSVSLIPFTTAWIADSDLGSAPVTLYALVFAAVNVTYLAICWEAVDRPSDEHPSDRIRRMMRMRSLVTIVLFLAAALIAIWSLALGLGIIVFCLLLYVRPDVSEVST; this is translated from the coding sequence ATGGTAGAGCGAAAACCGACCGCCGAGCGGCTCAGCCTCTTTTCCGATGGCATTTTTGCGATCATCATCACCATTCTCGTTCTTGAACTTCGGCCGCCGCACGAAGCCAGCTTCACCGCATTGAAGGAACTTTGGCCGGAGGGTTTGAGCTATGCGGTCAGTTATTGGTTTCTGGCGGTGGTGTGGATCAATCACCATCATGTGCTGCGCTTTGCCGAGAGCGCGACTCCGCGGCTTATCTGGAGCAATTTTGCCCATCTGTTCTCTGTCTCCCTCATTCCTTTCACGACCGCGTGGATCGCCGATAGCGACCTCGGCTCAGCGCCGGTAACGCTTTACGCCCTGGTCTTTGCCGCCGTGAACGTGACCTACCTTGCGATATGTTGGGAAGCCGTCGACCGCCCCTCGGACGAACATCCCTCCGATCGCATCAGGCGAATGATGCGAATGCGATCGCTGGTGACAATCGTCCTGTTCCTGGCCGCCGCATTGATTGCGATCTGGTCCCTTGCGCTTGGCCTCGGCATCATCGTTTTCTGCCTGTTGCTTTACGTTCGACCCGATGTTTCCGAGGTGAGTACTTAA
- the rpsU gene encoding 30S ribosomal protein S21, with the protein MHVLVRDNNVEQALRALKRKMQREGLFREMRERRAYEKPSERRTRQKAQAISRQRKAARKKMQREGLVAASKRRSSAR; encoded by the coding sequence ATGCACGTTCTGGTCAGAGACAACAACGTCGAGCAGGCGCTGAGAGCGCTTAAAAGAAAGATGCAGCGCGAAGGGTTGTTCCGGGAGATGAGGGAACGGCGGGCCTACGAGAAGCCCTCTGAACGCCGTACCCGGCAAAAAGCGCAGGCAATCAGCCGACAGCGCAAGGCCGCCCGGAAGAAGATGCAGCGCGAAGGCCTTGTCGCCGCATCCAAACGAAGATCATCGGCGCGATAG
- a CDS encoding DUF1236 domain-containing protein — MPRNLFYILLASAALSLSPVAHSVATAQDSQDSTVLPKTGTSKSGSGEMKTQGETKTQGETKTQGGTTAQGTSGTSDDSSQTILPKDKSKSSTKQQTTGNSGSSDTTGKTQTDTTQKSGTSTETQKPNTQETQQSTTSGKTQTDQSKSTDTSKTGSTNTQTNTTQNNTSNTNITVEQQTQVREVIKESHVTPVHVSEVKTVSVGATIPHSIRLEVLPPRIVKIVPQYKSYRYFVLDDGRIVIVDPDTFTIVFVLTA, encoded by the coding sequence ATGCCTCGCAATCTGTTCTACATTCTCTTGGCGTCCGCTGCCCTTAGCCTCTCCCCAGTGGCTCATTCCGTTGCGACTGCACAGGATTCACAGGATTCAACTGTCCTACCGAAAACCGGCACGTCCAAGAGCGGCTCCGGTGAAATGAAAACTCAGGGTGAGACTAAGACGCAGGGTGAGACGAAGACACAAGGCGGAACTACGGCACAAGGCACGTCTGGCACTTCCGACGATTCGTCTCAAACCATACTGCCGAAGGACAAATCAAAATCATCGACCAAGCAGCAAACCACTGGAAACAGCGGATCATCCGACACGACTGGCAAAACTCAGACCGATACAACCCAGAAATCCGGAACGAGCACCGAGACTCAAAAGCCCAACACCCAGGAGACTCAACAATCGACGACATCCGGCAAGACGCAGACGGATCAATCGAAATCCACTGACACGTCGAAGACTGGCAGTACCAACACCCAGACGAATACCACCCAGAACAATACTTCCAATACCAACATCACCGTCGAGCAGCAAACGCAGGTGCGTGAGGTAATCAAGGAATCTCACGTCACGCCGGTTCATGTGTCGGAAGTCAAGACGGTGTCCGTGGGTGCCACTATTCCGCATTCTATAAGGCTCGAGGTACTTCCGCCGCGGATCGTCAAGATCGTGCCGCAATACAAGTCGTATCGGTACTTTGTCCTTGACGACGGTCGCATCGTAATCGTCGATCCCGACACGTTTACGATCGTCTTTGTGCTCACCGCTTGA
- a CDS encoding FdhF/YdeP family oxidoreductase has translation MPTQPRNEPTKASGKPAAGGWGSAKSVSSILLREHIPIAGPSLLAHQNKPDGYMCVSCAWGKPAKPHPLEFCENGAKATSWEVTNRRADRAFFAAHTLAELETWPDHNLEEQGRLTHPMRWDAEKDKYVPITWHVAFEEIGRELRALSPEQVDFYTSGRASLETAYMYQLFARIYGSNHLPDSSNMCHESTSVALPESIGASIGTAILSDFQNCDCIFYLAQNVGTSSPRMLHDLQDAVNRGVKIVTFNPLHEPGLQRFVNPQMPGQMLTGKETPISSEYYQVRNGGDIAALFGVCKALIEADDALKASGTSKVAGTDAIPDDVSDAGTVAFAAAMAAADKKHVLDHDFIRQHTAGFEEFAAAARNYDWAELERVSGLTRAQMQQAASTYANSNAVLIVYGMGLTQHVMGVQNVHMVVNLALLRGNIGKPGANICAVRGHSNVQGQRTVGITEKPGLVPLDKLAALYQFEPPEWTGHTTVETCKAILEGETRAFVGLGGNFLRAIPETVAMENAWRKLRLTVQIATKLNRSHVIHGEIAYLLPCLGRIEIDEQASGPQAVSVESSVAHFHGSRGRARPASPELLSEPAIVAGMAKATLTKGVVPWDRWVGDYSKIRDAIEQTYPETFKDFNKRMFQPGGITRPLPARERKWVTRNGKANFITPDRLFPEFSLGAQSGDVLHLATLRSNDQFNTTIYGFSDRYRGVEGTRRVVFVNTADIARLGFNNGDAVDLVTAIDQERERRVSGFTIIAYDIPEGCCGTYYPEANPLFPLDHHDAKSKTPSYKLLPVRLVRSGKAPAG, from the coding sequence ATGCCTACGCAGCCGAGAAACGAACCAACGAAAGCATCCGGCAAACCCGCAGCAGGTGGGTGGGGTTCCGCAAAGTCGGTGAGCAGTATTCTCCTTCGGGAGCATATTCCGATCGCAGGCCCATCTCTCTTGGCCCATCAAAACAAGCCGGACGGGTACATGTGCGTCAGTTGCGCGTGGGGCAAGCCTGCGAAGCCTCATCCATTGGAGTTCTGCGAAAACGGTGCCAAGGCCACCAGTTGGGAGGTCACCAACCGACGGGCGGATCGTGCCTTCTTCGCGGCACATACGCTCGCCGAGCTTGAAACCTGGCCCGACCATAATCTCGAAGAACAGGGGCGTCTGACGCATCCCATGCGTTGGGATGCCGAAAAGGACAAATACGTACCTATCACTTGGCATGTGGCTTTTGAGGAGATCGGCCGCGAATTGAGGGCGCTATCTCCCGAGCAGGTCGATTTTTATACGTCCGGCCGCGCATCGCTCGAAACTGCCTATATGTATCAATTGTTCGCACGCATATACGGCAGTAACCATCTGCCGGATTCGTCAAACATGTGCCACGAAAGCACATCCGTCGCACTACCGGAAAGCATCGGCGCTTCGATCGGCACGGCCATTCTGTCCGATTTCCAAAATTGCGACTGCATCTTCTATCTTGCGCAGAACGTTGGTACGTCCTCGCCGAGAATGCTTCACGACCTGCAGGACGCGGTCAACCGGGGCGTCAAGATCGTCACCTTCAACCCGCTTCACGAGCCGGGGCTGCAGCGCTTCGTCAATCCTCAGATGCCCGGTCAGATGCTCACCGGCAAGGAAACGCCGATCTCGTCGGAATATTATCAGGTCAGGAACGGCGGCGATATCGCGGCACTATTCGGCGTGTGCAAGGCGCTGATCGAGGCTGACGATGCGCTCAAGGCGTCCGGGACCAGCAAGGTTGCGGGAACCGATGCGATACCGGACGATGTCTCCGATGCCGGAACGGTGGCCTTTGCCGCAGCGATGGCCGCCGCCGACAAAAAGCATGTCCTCGATCACGATTTCATTCGCCAACATACCGCGGGTTTCGAGGAGTTCGCTGCTGCCGCCCGGAACTACGATTGGGCCGAGCTGGAGCGGGTCTCGGGCCTGACCCGGGCTCAGATGCAGCAGGCTGCTTCGACATACGCCAACTCGAATGCGGTTCTGATCGTCTACGGCATGGGCCTTACGCAACATGTTATGGGCGTTCAGAATGTGCACATGGTCGTCAATCTAGCGCTTCTCCGCGGCAACATCGGCAAGCCGGGAGCCAATATCTGCGCGGTACGCGGCCACTCGAATGTTCAGGGCCAACGCACGGTCGGAATCACCGAAAAGCCGGGTCTCGTGCCGCTGGACAAGCTGGCCGCGCTTTATCAGTTCGAGCCGCCGGAATGGACCGGCCATACCACGGTCGAGACATGCAAAGCGATCCTTGAGGGCGAGACGCGGGCGTTCGTCGGTCTCGGCGGAAATTTTCTGCGGGCTATTCCTGAAACCGTCGCGATGGAGAATGCATGGCGGAAGCTGCGCCTGACCGTACAGATCGCCACCAAGCTCAATCGTAGCCATGTCATTCATGGCGAAATCGCCTATCTCCTGCCATGTCTCGGCCGGATCGAGATCGATGAACAGGCGAGCGGTCCGCAGGCGGTCTCGGTGGAAAGCTCAGTCGCGCATTTTCATGGTTCGCGTGGAAGAGCCCGGCCCGCCAGTCCGGAATTGCTTTCGGAACCGGCGATCGTTGCCGGCATGGCAAAGGCGACGCTGACCAAAGGGGTCGTGCCATGGGATCGCTGGGTTGGTGATTATTCAAAGATCCGCGACGCCATCGAGCAAACATACCCGGAGACATTCAAGGACTTCAATAAGCGCATGTTCCAACCGGGCGGCATAACAAGACCGCTGCCGGCGCGAGAGCGCAAATGGGTCACCCGCAATGGCAAGGCCAATTTCATCACCCCCGACCGCCTGTTTCCGGAGTTTTCGCTCGGCGCACAAAGCGGCGATGTCCTTCATCTCGCCACGTTGCGTTCCAACGACCAGTTCAACACGACGATTTATGGTTTCAGCGACCGCTATCGCGGTGTCGAGGGAACCAGGCGGGTCGTCTTCGTCAATACAGCCGACATTGCGCGTCTTGGTTTCAACAACGGTGATGCCGTTGATCTCGTGACGGCGATCGATCAGGAGAGGGAGCGCCGGGTTTCAGGGTTCACCATTATTGCCTACGACATTCCGGAGGGATGTTGCGGCACTTATTATCCGGAAGCCAATCCGCTGTTTCCGTTGGATCATCATGACGCCAAGTCCAAAACGCCGTCCTATAAGCTGTTGCCGGTGCGCCTTGTCCGCTCCGGCAAAGCGCCTGCTGGTTGA
- a CDS encoding sigma-70 family RNA polymerase sigma factor produces the protein MSRSADLEAEIVNLIPALRAFARTFHRNSADADDLVQETLAKALANLGQFDRGTRLKSWLFTIMRNTFCTKFRIAKRESPGSKKCVSGFGVEAPSQEWTIRAKELERACNMLPEPYRAVLEYVVIEGRSYDDAAEKFGCAIGTVKSRINRARQQLAAQLDEDFG, from the coding sequence ATGTCCCGATCCGCCGACTTAGAGGCAGAAATCGTAAATCTCATCCCGGCTCTTCGCGCCTTCGCCAGGACCTTCCATAGGAACTCCGCCGATGCTGATGATTTGGTTCAGGAAACCTTGGCCAAGGCGCTCGCCAATCTTGGACAGTTCGATCGAGGTACGCGGCTGAAATCCTGGTTGTTCACCATTATGCGTAACACGTTCTGCACGAAGTTCCGCATAGCCAAGCGCGAGTCGCCGGGCAGCAAGAAGTGCGTCTCTGGCTTTGGCGTGGAAGCGCCGTCGCAGGAATGGACGATCCGTGCGAAGGAACTGGAGCGGGCCTGCAACATGCTGCCGGAGCCATATCGGGCGGTGTTGGAATATGTGGTCATCGAGGGCCGCTCATATGACGATGCGGCAGAAAAATTCGGTTGCGCGATCGGCACGGTGAAGAGCCGCATCAACCGGGCCCGCCAACAGCTCGCCGCGCAGCTCGATGAGGACTTCGGCTGA
- a CDS encoding MFS transporter, translating to MALMDHVRDREFTPFIAVWAVAAELAIIFVGATLPTPLYPFYRTAFAFSGLVLTLIYSVYVLGNLVALLILGRLSDQIGRKKITLPAIAFGIASTILFAFASSVKWLFAARILSGIATGLAAGAATAWIAELSAGKNKLPTAKIASAANFAGLAIGPLASGLLAEFAPWPLRLSYVLYLILLLGIAGVIIFVPETVANPKRRLREISLKPRLGLPREIRQKFISPAVTGFVIFALIGFYAALIPSLLSESLHQTSPAVSGAVVFQLFTVAVISVGLTGGLASRTAMLTALALLPVGTWLLVMAQLMKSLPILFLATTLGGIAGALGYRGSLDLINTIAPQNQRSEVVSSYLIAVYTGNALPVIGIGLLSTLTSSIVAHISFAALISVLAVIALVAERRWAIRGQNARR from the coding sequence ATGGCTCTTATGGATCACGTAAGAGATCGAGAGTTCACGCCGTTCATCGCAGTATGGGCAGTCGCAGCAGAGCTCGCCATCATATTCGTCGGCGCAACCTTGCCGACCCCGCTCTACCCCTTCTATCGAACGGCATTCGCTTTTTCCGGCCTTGTCCTGACCTTGATTTATTCGGTCTATGTTCTGGGAAACCTGGTGGCACTGCTGATCCTCGGTCGCCTGTCCGATCAGATCGGCCGCAAGAAAATCACCCTGCCGGCAATCGCCTTCGGCATAGCAAGTACGATCCTCTTTGCTTTTGCGAGCAGCGTCAAATGGCTGTTCGCCGCCCGGATCCTCAGCGGAATCGCCACCGGGCTTGCCGCAGGCGCCGCCACAGCATGGATCGCTGAGCTATCTGCGGGCAAGAACAAACTCCCTACCGCGAAAATTGCCTCAGCCGCCAATTTTGCCGGCCTTGCCATCGGACCACTTGCCTCCGGACTGCTCGCCGAGTTTGCGCCCTGGCCCCTGCGCCTCTCCTACGTCCTATATCTCATTCTCCTGCTCGGGATCGCCGGCGTCATCATATTCGTGCCGGAAACCGTGGCAAATCCAAAACGCCGGCTGCGCGAAATCTCGCTGAAGCCGAGACTTGGGCTGCCGCGGGAGATCAGGCAGAAGTTCATATCGCCGGCCGTAACCGGATTCGTCATATTTGCACTGATCGGCTTTTACGCCGCCTTGATCCCGAGCCTGTTGTCGGAAAGCCTGCACCAGACCTCCCCCGCTGTGTCCGGCGCTGTGGTTTTCCAGCTATTCACCGTTGCGGTCATCTCGGTGGGGCTGACCGGAGGGTTGGCAAGCCGGACGGCCATGTTGACTGCGTTGGCGCTGCTACCCGTCGGTACCTGGCTGCTCGTGATGGCACAGTTGATGAAATCCTTGCCGATCCTGTTCCTCGCCACGACGCTCGGCGGCATTGCAGGAGCTTTGGGGTATCGCGGCAGTCTCGATTTGATTAACACGATCGCACCGCAAAATCAGCGCAGCGAAGTTGTTTCAAGCTACCTGATCGCCGTCTACACCGGCAATGCCCTTCCCGTCATCGGGATTGGATTGCTCTCCACTCTCACCAGTTCGATTGTCGCGCATATCTCCTTCGCCGCATTGATCTCCGTTCTTGCCGTCATTGCGCTGGTGGCCGAAAGGAGATGGGCAATCCGAGGCCAAAATGCGCGAAGATGA
- a CDS encoding chemotaxis protein CheB, which translates to MANRDIIVIGGSAGSSDPLRTILAALPRNFRAAVLIIVHIPANSAGIFRLVTSASSNLPVKNAEDGDPIVPGQIYLAPSNHHLLVIKDKLALGNGPRENLARPSIDSLFRSAALSCGPRTIGVVLSGKMNDGASGLATIKQAGGIALVQAPTDAMTPEMPMSALEATPVDLSATSGELAQAIIHFASEPPGPALPLPAGIRIEVEIAAGGPSDTPKIKELADPSPLTCPECGGVLSEVRDTQPLRFRCQIGHAYTAKALIAEQRHSVDTAMRVALRILEERASLVSRMAKEAKQAHRLGMAEMHEERAREYRKHVDVLRKAILQGMEDKAPHESGSDVIDLEMHAGTKPKS; encoded by the coding sequence ATGGCTAATCGCGATATCATCGTCATTGGCGGATCGGCGGGATCGTCGGACCCTCTGAGAACCATATTGGCCGCCCTGCCCCGCAATTTTAGGGCGGCAGTGCTCATCATTGTTCATATCCCCGCAAACAGCGCCGGGATATTCAGGCTGGTGACTTCCGCTTCCAGCAATTTGCCCGTCAAGAATGCCGAAGATGGCGATCCCATCGTACCCGGCCAAATCTACCTTGCTCCCTCCAACCACCATCTGCTGGTGATAAAGGACAAGCTGGCTCTCGGAAACGGGCCTCGCGAAAATCTCGCTCGTCCCTCCATCGACTCGCTCTTCCGCTCGGCCGCTCTTTCCTGTGGCCCCAGAACGATTGGTGTCGTTCTCAGCGGCAAGATGAACGATGGCGCATCCGGCCTTGCGACGATAAAGCAAGCCGGGGGTATCGCCCTGGTTCAGGCGCCGACGGATGCGATGACGCCTGAAATGCCGATGTCGGCATTGGAAGCCACCCCTGTCGATCTCAGTGCCACATCCGGAGAATTGGCGCAGGCGATCATTCACTTTGCATCAGAGCCGCCAGGACCGGCGCTGCCATTGCCGGCAGGCATCAGGATTGAAGTGGAGATCGCAGCAGGCGGCCCCTCGGACACCCCTAAAATCAAGGAACTAGCCGACCCTTCCCCCTTGACATGCCCGGAATGCGGCGGTGTTCTGTCGGAGGTACGGGATACGCAGCCCCTGCGGTTTCGCTGCCAGATCGGACATGCCTATACCGCCAAGGCATTGATTGCCGAACAGCGCCATTCCGTCGACACGGCCATGCGCGTGGCACTGCGAATCCTCGAGGAACGCGCCTCTCTGGTCAGCCGCATGGCGAAGGAGGCGAAACAGGCCCACCGTTTGGGCATGGCGGAAATGCATGAAGAGCGGGCCAGGGAATACCGAAAGCACGTAGATGTCTTGCGCAAGGCCATACTTCAGGGCATGGAAGATAAGGCTCCTCACGAGAGCGGGTCTGATGTCATTGACCTGGAAATGCACGCGGGAACGAAGCCGAAATCGTAA